A stretch of Babylonia areolata isolate BAREFJ2019XMU chromosome 23, ASM4173473v1, whole genome shotgun sequence DNA encodes these proteins:
- the LOC143297741 gene encoding uncharacterized protein LOC143297741 isoform X1, translating to MPRATRRALAEDAPSRSSPRASTRASTAAAASSSSPATTRGRRGKAEEPEVLAAVETKSRGRSSSRAKAAAVTPPTPPAGRQARSRSRGAVAEPKTTPTPPKRGRGTAKKQEEEEEEEEEVVKEEEEEEEDQEKEAEEEKAPSKRGGRGQRKTKSPSTPKKATPPARSSRGSRRSAEAEVQEEPEEPKKTTPRRGRGKATPTTTPPSRSRRGRGAGEPGKQDEEEGEEAEEGTTEENAEAERRDSDSEMKESVAKGKPEEPKEKEAEKMETGAVESPEGQDAEGEKPKEDAAVTEDKTVAASAEEKKEPQEMEVVTEKKTEADQKVGASSAEKQEPENTNGAEAQEKKEEVVQENDDKAEPDGAEAEEDASKAAQAEEKETQKKSEESAPVTTEEPMEEQAPAPPVQQPTADDKNCDLDDSQPPRKLATKRKLEEDDTEETTEESDPKRARINGTDAADNTAPDVEMTESKAAADDDNDSNLLKDYDVVSKEEIPPADSAEVAAAIPPPAADSQSEQTDTTAEEKKMEESGSGEPVTVVPLTEAEVAKAYGSEVQALELGETDDVSSTIVEVGSVAGSDVTVSRGLDVSEVQSASNSVDGDDTADSSMNESSAAPEASADFVLPAPVQQTCDQPKAEVSESTPTDSAEPDATPKEPTVTNGSDNSSAVPVVDQPPTSSDLTQNDTMPSKQATSSSPPEAMETDAAPVQNSHPHPLLSKGSGSVTDVLGTPDPAFLAAYSSPGILNRAFVPNPAVPQDSVATQDTFSVVSYNILAECHRSKSTYKAPEEFLGQEYRHNLLMKELQYLDADVVCLQEVDPDYFSNTLLPAMRALGYEGLMKRRTQEYFHEGEATLYKTSVFELESSRGVSLTEVARKEVETCGLSAEVAAAINKYLDRADVVFITRLRCRATGKVVTVGNIHVVWDCMKSTDVQCIQAACAVKEVVGMCGSEGAHMVCGDFNAEWSSPVYQLMLDGYLSDSSIHTLQAVQRLELDDGAKSLVNHLWTAFQHTSSNMKSAYSTVTKSEPEVTSYSSSMKSLDYVFYSASSLVPVGVLKTIDAPVISATEGLPTKDFPSDHLSIKSVMAFCK from the exons ATGCCGCGAGCAACACGCAGAGCCCTCGCTGAGGATGCTCCCTCACGCAGCAGCCCTCGGGCTTCCACCAGAGCCTCCACTGCAGctgctgcctcctcctcttcccctgccac AACTCGGGGAAGACGAGGGAAAGCAGAGGAACCAGAAGTTCTGGCAGCTGTGGAGACCAAGTCCCGTGGTCGCTCATCTAGCAGAGCAAAGG cagcagcagtgacaccccccacacccccagcaggGCGGCAGGCAAGATCACGAAGCAGGGGGGCAGTGGCTGAACCAAAGACCACTCCCACTCCACCCAAACGAGGACGGGGGACAGCAAagaaacaagaagaggaggaggaagaagaggaagaagtggtaaaggaagaagaagaagaagaggaagaccagGAGAAAGAGgcggaagaagaaaaagccccatcaaagagaggaggaaggggtcaAAGGAAAACAAAGTCCCCGTCCACTCCGAAGAAGGCCACCCCGCCGGCCAGGTCATCCAGAGGATCCAGACGTTCTGCCGAAGCAGAGGTCCAAGAGGAGCCAGAAGAGCCCAAGAAAACAACACCTCGGCGAGGCAGAGGAAAGGCCACtcccaccacaacacccccatCCCGCTCCCGACGTGGTCGTGGGGCCGGTGAACCAGGGAAGCAGgatgaagaagagggggaagaagcagaagagggaaCAACAGAAGAGAACGCAGAAGCCGAGAGAAGAGATAGCGACTCTGAAATGAAGGAGTCTGTGGCCAAGGGGAAACCAGAAGAACcaaaagagaaagaagcagagaaaaTGGAAACTGGGGCTGTAGAATCCCCAGAGGGTCAGGATGCTGAAGGAGAGAAACCGAAAGAAGATGCTGCTGTTACAGAAGACAAGACAGTGGCCGCCTCagcagaggagaagaaagagccaCAGGAAATGGAAGttgtaacagaaaagaaaactgaagcaGACCAAAAGGTTGGCGCCTCATCTGCTGAAAAACAAGAACCAGAGAACACAAATGGTGCAGAAGcccaggagaagaaggaggaggttgtGCAAGAAAATGACGATAAAGCTGAGCCAGATGGCGCAGAAGCAGAGGAAGATGCAAGTAAGGCAGCGCAGGCAgaggaaaaagagacacagaagaagagTGAAGAATCAGCCCCTGTGACAACAGAAGAACCCATGGAAGAGCAAGCTCCGGCACCACCAGTCCAGCAACCAACTGCTGACGACAAAAACTGTGACTTGGACGACTCACAACCGCCACGCAAACTTGCGACAAAGAGGAAGCTTGAGGAAGACGATACAGAAGAAACCACGGAGGAGTCTGATCCTAAACGGGCCCGGATCAATGGCACTGACGCTGCTGACAACACTGCCCCAGACGTGGAGATGACAGAatcaaaagcagcagcagatgatgataatgacagtaactTGCTTAAGGATTACGATGTGGTCAGCAAAGAAGAGATTCCACCGGCTGACAGTGCGGAGGTAGCTGCTGCCATCCCGCCCCCTGCagcagacagccagtcagagCAGACCgacacaacagcagaggagaagaagatggaagagagTGGGAGCGGGGAGCCTGTCACAGTTGTTCCCCTCACTGAAGCAGAAGTGGCTAAGGCTTATGGCAGTGAAGTCCAG GCCCTGGAGCTTGGGGAAACGGATGATGTGTCTTCCACCATCGTGGAGGTAGGCAGCGTGGCTGGTTCTGATGTCACTGTGTCACGGGGTCTGGATGTCAGCGAGGTGCAGTCTGCCTCAaacagtgtggatggtgatgaCACTGCTGATTCCAGCATGAACGAAAGCTCCGCAGCCCCAGAAGCCTCCGCCGATTTTGTGTTGCCCGCCCCGGTGCAGCAGACTTGCGACCAGCCCAAGGCTGAAGTGTCCGAGTCCACACCAACAGACAGCGCAGAGCCTGACGCCACACCAAAAGAGCCCACTGTTACAAATGGTTCCGATAATTCCAGTGCTGTTCCAGTCGTTGACCAACCGCCCACCTCCTCAGATCTCACTCAAAATGACACCATGCCCAGCAAGCAGGCAACATCGTCCAGCCCTCCTGAAGCCATGGAAACAGACGCTGCTCCGGTCCAGaactcccaccctcaccctcttctCTCCAAGGGCTCGGGTAGTGTGACAGATGTTCTGGGCACTCCGGATCCTGCTTTCCTGGCTGCATACTCTTCCCCGGGGATCCTGAACCGAGCCTTTGTGCCCAACCCTGCAGTTCCCCAGGACAGTGTGGCCACTCAGGACACATTCAGCGTGGTCAGTTACAATATCCTGGCCGAGTGCCATCGCAGCAAGTCGACGTACAAAGCACCAGAGGAGTTCCTGGGCCAAGAGTACCGCCACAACCTGCTGATGAAGGAACTGCAGTACCTGGATGCGGATGTGGTCTGTCTCCAAGAAGTGGACCCTGACTATTTCAGCAACACTCTACTGCCAGCCATGAGAGC CCTTGGCTACGAAGGATTGATGAAACGCAGAACACAAGAGTACTTCCATGAAGGCGAGGCGACCCTCTACAAAACCAGCGTCTTTGAGTTGGAATCCAGCAGAGGAGTGTCCCTCACTGAAGTTGCCCGCAAA GAGGTGGAAACGTGTGGGCTGAGTGCAGAGGTGGCTGCAGCCATCAACAAGTACCTGGACCGTGCGGACGTGGTCTTCATCACGCGGCTTCGGTGCAGAGCCACGGGCAAGGTGGTCACTGTTGGCAACATCCACGTTGTCTGGGATTGCATGAAGAGCACCGACGTTCAGTGTATTCAG GCTGCCTGCGCGGTCAAGGAGGTAGTTGGGATGTGTGGGAGCGAGGGGGCCCACATGGTGTGCGGCGACTTCAACGCCGAGTGGTCAAGCCCCGTGTACCAGTTGATGCTGGATGGCTACCTGTCGGATtcctccatccacacactgcaggctgTGCAGAGGCTGGAACTCGACGATGGAGCC AAGTCCTTGGTGAACCACTTGTGGACAGCTTTCCAGCACACCTCGTCCAACATGAAGAGTGCCTACTCCACTGTCACG AAAAGTGAGCCTGAGGTGACATCGTACAGCTCGTCCATGAAGTCCCTGGACTACGTGTTCTACAGCGCCAGCTCCCTGGTCCCAGTGGGCGTTCTGAAAACCATCGACGCTCCTGTCATCAGCGCCACGGAGGGGCTGCCCACCAAAGACTTCCCCTCTGACCACCTGTCTATCAAATCTGTCATGGCCTTCTGTAAATAG
- the LOC143297741 gene encoding uncharacterized protein LOC143297741 isoform X2, translated as MPRATRRALAEDAPSRSSPRASTRASTAAAASSSSPATTRGRRGKAEEPEVLAAVETKSRGRSSSRAKAAVTPPTPPAGRQARSRSRGAVAEPKTTPTPPKRGRGTAKKQEEEEEEEEEVVKEEEEEEEDQEKEAEEEKAPSKRGGRGQRKTKSPSTPKKATPPARSSRGSRRSAEAEVQEEPEEPKKTTPRRGRGKATPTTTPPSRSRRGRGAGEPGKQDEEEGEEAEEGTTEENAEAERRDSDSEMKESVAKGKPEEPKEKEAEKMETGAVESPEGQDAEGEKPKEDAAVTEDKTVAASAEEKKEPQEMEVVTEKKTEADQKVGASSAEKQEPENTNGAEAQEKKEEVVQENDDKAEPDGAEAEEDASKAAQAEEKETQKKSEESAPVTTEEPMEEQAPAPPVQQPTADDKNCDLDDSQPPRKLATKRKLEEDDTEETTEESDPKRARINGTDAADNTAPDVEMTESKAAADDDNDSNLLKDYDVVSKEEIPPADSAEVAAAIPPPAADSQSEQTDTTAEEKKMEESGSGEPVTVVPLTEAEVAKAYGSEVQALELGETDDVSSTIVEVGSVAGSDVTVSRGLDVSEVQSASNSVDGDDTADSSMNESSAAPEASADFVLPAPVQQTCDQPKAEVSESTPTDSAEPDATPKEPTVTNGSDNSSAVPVVDQPPTSSDLTQNDTMPSKQATSSSPPEAMETDAAPVQNSHPHPLLSKGSGSVTDVLGTPDPAFLAAYSSPGILNRAFVPNPAVPQDSVATQDTFSVVSYNILAECHRSKSTYKAPEEFLGQEYRHNLLMKELQYLDADVVCLQEVDPDYFSNTLLPAMRALGYEGLMKRRTQEYFHEGEATLYKTSVFELESSRGVSLTEVARKEVETCGLSAEVAAAINKYLDRADVVFITRLRCRATGKVVTVGNIHVVWDCMKSTDVQCIQAACAVKEVVGMCGSEGAHMVCGDFNAEWSSPVYQLMLDGYLSDSSIHTLQAVQRLELDDGAKSLVNHLWTAFQHTSSNMKSAYSTVTKSEPEVTSYSSSMKSLDYVFYSASSLVPVGVLKTIDAPVISATEGLPTKDFPSDHLSIKSVMAFCK; from the exons ATGCCGCGAGCAACACGCAGAGCCCTCGCTGAGGATGCTCCCTCACGCAGCAGCCCTCGGGCTTCCACCAGAGCCTCCACTGCAGctgctgcctcctcctcttcccctgccac AACTCGGGGAAGACGAGGGAAAGCAGAGGAACCAGAAGTTCTGGCAGCTGTGGAGACCAAGTCCCGTGGTCGCTCATCTAGCAGAGCAAAGG cagcagtgacaccccccacacccccagcaggGCGGCAGGCAAGATCACGAAGCAGGGGGGCAGTGGCTGAACCAAAGACCACTCCCACTCCACCCAAACGAGGACGGGGGACAGCAAagaaacaagaagaggaggaggaagaagaggaagaagtggtaaaggaagaagaagaagaagaggaagaccagGAGAAAGAGgcggaagaagaaaaagccccatcaaagagaggaggaaggggtcaAAGGAAAACAAAGTCCCCGTCCACTCCGAAGAAGGCCACCCCGCCGGCCAGGTCATCCAGAGGATCCAGACGTTCTGCCGAAGCAGAGGTCCAAGAGGAGCCAGAAGAGCCCAAGAAAACAACACCTCGGCGAGGCAGAGGAAAGGCCACtcccaccacaacacccccatCCCGCTCCCGACGTGGTCGTGGGGCCGGTGAACCAGGGAAGCAGgatgaagaagagggggaagaagcagaagagggaaCAACAGAAGAGAACGCAGAAGCCGAGAGAAGAGATAGCGACTCTGAAATGAAGGAGTCTGTGGCCAAGGGGAAACCAGAAGAACcaaaagagaaagaagcagagaaaaTGGAAACTGGGGCTGTAGAATCCCCAGAGGGTCAGGATGCTGAAGGAGAGAAACCGAAAGAAGATGCTGCTGTTACAGAAGACAAGACAGTGGCCGCCTCagcagaggagaagaaagagccaCAGGAAATGGAAGttgtaacagaaaagaaaactgaagcaGACCAAAAGGTTGGCGCCTCATCTGCTGAAAAACAAGAACCAGAGAACACAAATGGTGCAGAAGcccaggagaagaaggaggaggttgtGCAAGAAAATGACGATAAAGCTGAGCCAGATGGCGCAGAAGCAGAGGAAGATGCAAGTAAGGCAGCGCAGGCAgaggaaaaagagacacagaagaagagTGAAGAATCAGCCCCTGTGACAACAGAAGAACCCATGGAAGAGCAAGCTCCGGCACCACCAGTCCAGCAACCAACTGCTGACGACAAAAACTGTGACTTGGACGACTCACAACCGCCACGCAAACTTGCGACAAAGAGGAAGCTTGAGGAAGACGATACAGAAGAAACCACGGAGGAGTCTGATCCTAAACGGGCCCGGATCAATGGCACTGACGCTGCTGACAACACTGCCCCAGACGTGGAGATGACAGAatcaaaagcagcagcagatgatgataatgacagtaactTGCTTAAGGATTACGATGTGGTCAGCAAAGAAGAGATTCCACCGGCTGACAGTGCGGAGGTAGCTGCTGCCATCCCGCCCCCTGCagcagacagccagtcagagCAGACCgacacaacagcagaggagaagaagatggaagagagTGGGAGCGGGGAGCCTGTCACAGTTGTTCCCCTCACTGAAGCAGAAGTGGCTAAGGCTTATGGCAGTGAAGTCCAG GCCCTGGAGCTTGGGGAAACGGATGATGTGTCTTCCACCATCGTGGAGGTAGGCAGCGTGGCTGGTTCTGATGTCACTGTGTCACGGGGTCTGGATGTCAGCGAGGTGCAGTCTGCCTCAaacagtgtggatggtgatgaCACTGCTGATTCCAGCATGAACGAAAGCTCCGCAGCCCCAGAAGCCTCCGCCGATTTTGTGTTGCCCGCCCCGGTGCAGCAGACTTGCGACCAGCCCAAGGCTGAAGTGTCCGAGTCCACACCAACAGACAGCGCAGAGCCTGACGCCACACCAAAAGAGCCCACTGTTACAAATGGTTCCGATAATTCCAGTGCTGTTCCAGTCGTTGACCAACCGCCCACCTCCTCAGATCTCACTCAAAATGACACCATGCCCAGCAAGCAGGCAACATCGTCCAGCCCTCCTGAAGCCATGGAAACAGACGCTGCTCCGGTCCAGaactcccaccctcaccctcttctCTCCAAGGGCTCGGGTAGTGTGACAGATGTTCTGGGCACTCCGGATCCTGCTTTCCTGGCTGCATACTCTTCCCCGGGGATCCTGAACCGAGCCTTTGTGCCCAACCCTGCAGTTCCCCAGGACAGTGTGGCCACTCAGGACACATTCAGCGTGGTCAGTTACAATATCCTGGCCGAGTGCCATCGCAGCAAGTCGACGTACAAAGCACCAGAGGAGTTCCTGGGCCAAGAGTACCGCCACAACCTGCTGATGAAGGAACTGCAGTACCTGGATGCGGATGTGGTCTGTCTCCAAGAAGTGGACCCTGACTATTTCAGCAACACTCTACTGCCAGCCATGAGAGC CCTTGGCTACGAAGGATTGATGAAACGCAGAACACAAGAGTACTTCCATGAAGGCGAGGCGACCCTCTACAAAACCAGCGTCTTTGAGTTGGAATCCAGCAGAGGAGTGTCCCTCACTGAAGTTGCCCGCAAA GAGGTGGAAACGTGTGGGCTGAGTGCAGAGGTGGCTGCAGCCATCAACAAGTACCTGGACCGTGCGGACGTGGTCTTCATCACGCGGCTTCGGTGCAGAGCCACGGGCAAGGTGGTCACTGTTGGCAACATCCACGTTGTCTGGGATTGCATGAAGAGCACCGACGTTCAGTGTATTCAG GCTGCCTGCGCGGTCAAGGAGGTAGTTGGGATGTGTGGGAGCGAGGGGGCCCACATGGTGTGCGGCGACTTCAACGCCGAGTGGTCAAGCCCCGTGTACCAGTTGATGCTGGATGGCTACCTGTCGGATtcctccatccacacactgcaggctgTGCAGAGGCTGGAACTCGACGATGGAGCC AAGTCCTTGGTGAACCACTTGTGGACAGCTTTCCAGCACACCTCGTCCAACATGAAGAGTGCCTACTCCACTGTCACG AAAAGTGAGCCTGAGGTGACATCGTACAGCTCGTCCATGAAGTCCCTGGACTACGTGTTCTACAGCGCCAGCTCCCTGGTCCCAGTGGGCGTTCTGAAAACCATCGACGCTCCTGTCATCAGCGCCACGGAGGGGCTGCCCACCAAAGACTTCCCCTCTGACCACCTGTCTATCAAATCTGTCATGGCCTTCTGTAAATAG